The following coding sequences are from one Phycisphaerae bacterium window:
- the pbpC gene encoding penicillin-binding protein 1C: protein MIRRLKRFLMAAVVLSTCGVLLIAAGWVLCPFPLKRLERWPASPLVTDRHGREMLRVVGDDEQWRFVVPLERISPQLIQATIAVEDERFLLHGGIDPLAVIRAIGQNLGSLRVVSGASTLTMQICRMLDDRPRTFAAKMIEALRALQLESVYPKQRILETYLNIAPYGHNIRGVEAAARAYFGKSAEQLSLGEAALLAGLPQSPNRFRPDRSPEKARGRREVVLRRMAELGMIDDRQRALASSEPMPTTRCKVPKAAPHAAWMSLQRRLGGGRTTLDLSLQSEMERIAARHQPKLPSGCDVAMVVIDIPSGDILAMVGSADVNHLRHGQVNGCTAKRSPGSTLKPFIYAAAFEERRLSPQSIVHDIPIERAGWSPSNFDKTFVGDLPVADALRRSLNVPAILVAEGVGLPRCLGLIEAAGVRLPANTLARGGLAVVVGSVEITLLDLANAYATIGRGGVRRSPRLLMDDPIDESPAIEANVCTAIDEILSSRVRRPQGMAEWPAHQVPWFAWKTGTSSGRRDAWAVGHNRRFAAGVWAGLFSGAGKSSLVGAGAAEPLLADIFALPAIRTDKDPLPARPWLVERPLPPPRELRAELAITSPRNGATFLAMTGQAVIHPRVNRKENMTWFLNGRLIGESVKRLILNPGRYELRCVDASGKYSAVEFTVR from the coding sequence ATGATCCGGCGGCTCAAGCGGTTTCTGATGGCGGCGGTGGTGCTCAGCACCTGCGGCGTGCTGCTCATAGCCGCGGGGTGGGTGCTCTGCCCCTTCCCGCTGAAACGGCTGGAGCGATGGCCAGCCAGCCCCCTGGTCACCGATCGCCATGGCCGGGAAATGCTCCGCGTGGTCGGCGACGACGAGCAGTGGCGATTCGTCGTTCCATTGGAGCGGATCTCGCCTCAGCTGATCCAGGCCACCATCGCCGTCGAGGACGAGCGGTTCCTGCTGCACGGCGGCATTGACCCGTTGGCCGTGATCCGGGCAATCGGCCAGAATCTGGGTAGCTTGCGGGTCGTCTCCGGGGCAAGCACACTGACCATGCAGATCTGCCGGATGCTCGACGATCGGCCGCGCACCTTCGCCGCCAAGATGATCGAGGCACTCCGGGCCCTGCAGTTGGAGTCGGTCTACCCCAAGCAGCGGATCCTCGAGACCTACCTGAACATCGCCCCCTACGGCCACAACATCCGCGGCGTTGAGGCTGCGGCCCGAGCCTACTTTGGCAAGTCGGCCGAACAGCTCTCGCTCGGCGAGGCGGCTCTGCTGGCCGGCTTGCCGCAATCGCCCAATCGCTTCCGGCCGGACCGCTCCCCGGAAAAGGCACGGGGCCGGCGCGAGGTCGTCCTGCGGCGCATGGCCGAGCTTGGCATGATCGACGACCGGCAGCGTGCCCTGGCTTCGTCGGAGCCGATGCCGACGACGCGGTGCAAGGTCCCCAAGGCCGCCCCCCATGCCGCGTGGATGAGCCTCCAGCGACGACTGGGCGGGGGGCGAACGACCCTCGACCTGAGCTTGCAGTCGGAGATGGAGCGGATCGCCGCCCGACACCAGCCCAAGCTGCCGTCCGGCTGCGACGTGGCCATGGTGGTGATCGACATTCCCAGCGGCGATATCCTGGCCATGGTCGGCTCGGCCGATGTAAACCACCTCCGCCACGGCCAGGTCAACGGGTGCACGGCCAAGCGCAGCCCTGGTTCGACGCTCAAGCCCTTCATTTACGCCGCGGCCTTCGAGGAACGCCGGCTGTCGCCCCAATCCATCGTCCACGATATCCCGATCGAGCGGGCTGGCTGGTCGCCCTCCAACTTCGACAAGACCTTTGTCGGCGATCTGCCCGTCGCGGATGCGCTCCGCCGGTCGCTTAACGTGCCGGCCATCCTGGTGGCGGAAGGCGTGGGCCTGCCCCGCTGCCTGGGACTCATCGAAGCCGCCGGCGTCCGACTGCCCGCCAACACGCTGGCACGCGGCGGACTGGCCGTTGTCGTCGGGTCCGTCGAAATCACGCTCCTCGACCTGGCCAACGCCTACGCGACGATCGGCCGGGGCGGCGTCCGACGCTCGCCACGCCTGCTCATGGATGACCCGATCGACGAGAGCCCCGCGATCGAAGCCAACGTGTGCACGGCCATTGACGAGATCCTCTCCTCGCGGGTTCGAAGGCCACAGGGCATGGCCGAGTGGCCAGCTCATCAGGTCCCCTGGTTCGCATGGAAAACCGGCACCAGCTCCGGCCGTCGCGACGCCTGGGCCGTGGGCCACAACCGGCGATTCGCGGCCGGCGTGTGGGCCGGCCTGTTCAGCGGCGCGGGGAAGAGCAGCTTGGTCGGCGCCGGGGCGGCCGAGCCTCTGCTGGCGGACATCTTCGCGCTGCCCGCAATCCGCACAGACAAGGATCCCCTGCCCGCCAGGCCCTGGCTCGTGGAACGTCCTCTGCCGCCACCGCGCGAACTCCGCGCAGAGCTGGCCATCACATCCCCGCGGAACGGAGCAACATTCCTGGCCATGACCGGCCAGGCCGTCATTCACCCCCGGGTGAACCGCAAGGAGAACATGACCTGGTTCCTCAACGGACGGCTCATCGGCGAGAGCGTCAAACGGCTGATCCTGAATCCCGGTCGGTACGAGCTGCGTTGCGTGGATGCTTCCGGCAAGTACAGCGCGGTGGAATTCACCGTGCGATAG
- a CDS encoding excinuclease ABC subunit UvrC, producing the protein MRHLPKTPGVYLFKDVQGRVLYVGKAKDLRSRVSSYFQGSADLLRTRGPQIVQMVGLVADIDFLDCETEVDALLTESRLIKDIQPYYNECLRDDKTFPYLEITTSEDFPGIYITRKPHLKGSKLYGPFVGTAGLREAVNGLQKVFRFRTCEMDIVEGDESRRHFRPCLLHAIKRCSAPCAALVSREDYRQDIERFKKFLASKRSVVVRQLKKDMEDSATNREYEKAARLRDQLRAMESLSLAGDPETHVQPEVFHVDPRDGLAKLTRILELERSVRTIEGIDIANLQGGESCGSLVCFIDGKPFKSGYRRFKIKTVEGIDDYAMIREVISRRYRYAAMGEELYPDVILIDGGLGQLHAAQAAFADMDIRPPMVVSLAKRDEELFIQARSQPVRMRRHDPALRLLQQVRDEAHRFAQHYHHILRRKKVFEEDVAAGKRPPAAKRGTNGTHGRGENDRR; encoded by the coding sequence ATCCGGCATCTTCCGAAAACGCCGGGGGTGTATCTGTTCAAAGACGTCCAGGGCCGGGTCCTCTATGTGGGCAAGGCCAAGGACCTTCGCAGCCGGGTGAGCAGTTACTTCCAGGGTTCGGCCGACCTGCTCCGCACACGCGGGCCGCAAATCGTCCAGATGGTCGGCCTGGTGGCGGACATCGATTTCCTGGATTGCGAGACCGAGGTTGACGCCCTTCTAACCGAGAGCCGGCTGATCAAGGATATTCAACCGTACTACAACGAATGCCTCCGTGACGACAAGACGTTCCCGTATCTCGAGATTACCACCTCTGAAGACTTCCCAGGGATCTACATTACCCGCAAACCCCACCTTAAGGGCAGCAAGCTCTACGGGCCCTTCGTTGGAACGGCCGGTCTGCGCGAAGCGGTCAATGGGCTGCAGAAGGTTTTTCGTTTTCGGACTTGCGAGATGGACATCGTGGAGGGCGATGAAAGCCGCCGTCATTTTCGTCCCTGCCTGCTGCACGCGATCAAGCGATGCTCCGCCCCGTGCGCCGCCCTGGTGTCCAGGGAGGACTATCGCCAGGACATCGAGCGTTTCAAGAAGTTCCTGGCCTCCAAACGAAGCGTGGTTGTGCGGCAGCTTAAGAAGGATATGGAAGATTCGGCCACTAATCGAGAGTACGAGAAGGCAGCTCGACTTCGCGATCAACTCCGGGCGATGGAGTCGCTGTCGCTGGCCGGAGATCCCGAGACCCACGTTCAGCCGGAGGTCTTTCACGTCGATCCTCGAGACGGGCTGGCCAAGCTGACCAGGATCCTCGAACTGGAGCGGTCGGTGCGGACCATCGAAGGGATCGACATCGCCAACCTGCAGGGTGGCGAATCATGCGGTTCACTGGTCTGTTTTATCGACGGCAAGCCGTTCAAGAGCGGATACCGGCGGTTCAAGATCAAGACCGTCGAAGGCATCGACGACTACGCGATGATTCGAGAGGTCATCAGCCGCCGCTACCGATATGCGGCCATGGGCGAGGAGCTGTACCCGGATGTGATCCTGATCGACGGTGGGCTCGGCCAGCTTCACGCTGCCCAGGCCGCCTTCGCCGACATGGACATCCGCCCGCCGATGGTTGTGTCTCTGGCTAAGCGGGACGAGGAGCTGTTCATCCAGGCCCGGAGCCAGCCTGTCCGCATGCGGCGCCATGATCCCGCCCTGCGCCTTCTCCAGCAGGTGCGCGATGAAGCTCACCGGTTCGCTCAACACTATCACCACATCCTTCGCCGCAAGAAGGTCTTTGAGGAGGACGTGGCCGCGGGGAAGCGTCCGCCCGCCGCAAAACGCGGAACCAACGGAACCCATGGTAGGGGGGAAAACGACCGACGGTAA
- a CDS encoding Mrp/NBP35 family ATP-binding protein, producing the protein MALFKSNVVTRERVVDVLRAVNDPELHQDLVSLDMVRDVTVVDGEVRVHVELTTPACPLKDRIRSDIEAAVRTLSGVRGVAVEFSAPGGGQTCGHAHSSAAGHRVASVAEQVSLPDVHSVVAVGAGKGGVGKSTISVLVAVGLARRGAKVGLLDADVYGPSIPKMLGVEDQRPALVGDRIQPVRVHGLKVMSIGFLIGPQQAVVWRGPMIHGTIRQFLGQVEWGELDYLIVDLPPGTGDVPLTLSQSISMTGAVVVCTPQEVALLDAVRAARMYQQLNVEVLGVVENMSYFIAPDTGKAYDLFGKGGAERAAAGLGVPFLGSIPVNVAIRISGDAGTPEDVFERNPEGVAMAVDGMVTAIVAQVVSRQLRPNTHVSLTVHP; encoded by the coding sequence ATGGCGTTGTTCAAGAGCAATGTGGTGACGCGCGAGCGGGTGGTTGACGTTCTGCGCGCAGTGAACGATCCCGAACTGCACCAGGACCTCGTATCGCTCGACATGGTCAGGGATGTGACTGTGGTCGACGGTGAGGTGCGAGTGCATGTCGAGCTGACCACGCCGGCCTGTCCCCTCAAGGACCGTATCCGCAGCGACATCGAGGCCGCCGTGCGCACCCTTAGCGGCGTCAGAGGGGTGGCGGTGGAGTTCAGTGCTCCCGGCGGCGGGCAGACCTGCGGGCATGCTCATAGCTCTGCAGCGGGTCACCGGGTGGCGAGCGTTGCCGAGCAGGTCAGCTTGCCGGATGTCCACAGCGTGGTGGCCGTCGGCGCGGGCAAGGGCGGTGTGGGCAAGAGTACGATCAGCGTGCTGGTCGCCGTGGGGTTGGCTCGCCGAGGGGCCAAAGTCGGCCTGCTCGACGCGGACGTCTACGGGCCCTCGATCCCCAAGATGCTCGGCGTCGAAGACCAGCGCCCGGCACTGGTCGGCGATCGCATTCAGCCGGTCCGGGTTCACGGGCTCAAGGTTATGAGCATCGGCTTTCTCATCGGGCCGCAGCAGGCCGTTGTCTGGCGCGGGCCGATGATCCACGGCACCATTCGCCAGTTTCTCGGCCAGGTCGAGTGGGGCGAACTCGACTACCTCATCGTGGATCTCCCGCCGGGTACGGGCGACGTGCCGCTGACCTTGTCGCAGTCGATTTCGATGACCGGTGCGGTGGTGGTATGCACGCCGCAGGAGGTGGCCCTGCTGGACGCGGTCCGGGCGGCGCGCATGTATCAGCAGCTGAACGTCGAGGTTCTCGGTGTGGTTGAGAACATGAGCTACTTCATCGCCCCCGACACTGGCAAGGCGTACGACCTGTTCGGCAAGGGCGGAGCGGAGCGAGCTGCAGCCGGCCTGGGGGTCCCGTTTCTGGGCTCGATTCCGGTCAACGTGGCCATCCGGATCAGCGGGGATGCGGGTACGCCGGAGGACGTTTTCGAACGGAATCCGGAAGGGGTAGCCATGGCCGTCGATGGAATGGTGACAGCCATCGTTGCCCAGGTGGTTTCTCGTCAGTTGCGACCCAACACCCACGTGTCGCTTACGGTTCATCCGTGA
- a CDS encoding alpha/beta hydrolase — protein MVVVGLVALGGSHRAWAQEPTSSVPAEPRVELLWPHGAPGAVGMEDADKPSLTVCLPPRDMATGGAVVVCPGGAYVMLAMDHEGKQVAEWLNCMGVAAFILKYRLAPRYRHPAMMQDVQRAIRTVRARGAEWGVDAKEIGVIGFSAGGHLASTVATHFDDGDPQASDPIERVSCRPDAAILVYPVITFTEPTMHSGSKRNLLGENPDPKLVESLSNEKQVTARTPPTFLVHSNEDTGVPPENSINFYLALRKAGVPAEMHIYEKGPHGFGLGAMKGPRDPVLATWPGHCADWLRLRGIARAARAPVAK, from the coding sequence ATGGTTGTGGTTGGTCTGGTAGCTCTTGGCGGTTCTCACCGGGCGTGGGCCCAGGAACCGACCTCCTCGGTCCCGGCAGAGCCCAGAGTCGAGCTTCTCTGGCCGCACGGCGCTCCAGGAGCGGTGGGAATGGAAGACGCCGACAAGCCGTCGCTGACCGTTTGCCTGCCGCCCCGGGACATGGCAACTGGCGGGGCGGTGGTCGTCTGCCCGGGCGGGGCGTATGTGATGCTGGCCATGGACCATGAGGGCAAGCAGGTGGCCGAATGGCTCAACTGCATGGGCGTGGCCGCTTTCATCCTGAAGTACCGGCTTGCCCCGCGCTATCGTCACCCGGCCATGATGCAGGATGTCCAGCGGGCCATTCGCACGGTGCGGGCCCGTGGTGCGGAGTGGGGCGTCGACGCGAAGGAGATCGGCGTGATCGGCTTCTCGGCCGGCGGGCATCTGGCTTCGACGGTGGCCACGCACTTCGACGACGGCGACCCCCAGGCCTCCGATCCGATCGAGCGGGTCAGTTGCCGGCCGGACGCCGCGATCCTGGTGTATCCGGTGATCACCTTCACCGAGCCGACGATGCACAGCGGCTCGAAGCGCAACCTGCTGGGCGAGAATCCGGATCCGAAGCTGGTCGAGAGCCTGTCCAACGAGAAGCAGGTAACCGCCCGGACGCCACCCACGTTCCTGGTTCACAGCAACGAGGACACGGGTGTACCCCCTGAAAACAGTATTAACTTCTATCTGGCGTTGCGCAAGGCTGGCGTGCCCGCGGAGATGCACATCTACGAGAAGGGTCCCCACGGATTCGGTCTGGGAGCGATGAAGGGTCCGCGCGACCCGGTGCTCGCCACTTGGCCGGGGCACTGCGCCGACTGGTTGCGGCTTCGGGGGATCGCCCGGGCGGCTCGCGCTCCGGTCGCGAAGTAG